Proteins encoded in a region of the bacterium genome:
- a CDS encoding protein-L-isoaspartate(D-aspartate) O-methyltransferase yields MVETQIKRRGIVLPAVLAAMQTVPRHNFIPEKIRSHAYDDAALPLVEGQTISQPYIVGLMTELCAPQPGKTVLEIGTGSGYQAAVLAETGMTVATLEMHASLAQQAMQTLDALGYSQNVISKLGDGFSGWSEQAPFDCILITCAVSHIPPPLVQQLKPNGKLIVPLGEQLNHQTLTVITKLVNNDLIFKKILGVVFVPMTGPHGFDPSS; encoded by the coding sequence ATGGTGGAGACGCAAATTAAACGCCGGGGAATCGTCCTGCCTGCTGTTTTAGCTGCCATGCAAACTGTCCCCCGGCACAACTTCATCCCGGAAAAAATCCGTTCACACGCCTATGACGATGCTGCGCTGCCGCTTGTCGAGGGACAAACCATTTCCCAACCGTACATTGTCGGACTCATGACTGAGCTTTGCGCACCCCAACCCGGAAAAACCGTGCTTGAAATCGGGACCGGCTCCGGATACCAGGCCGCCGTCCTGGCCGAGACCGGTATGACGGTCGCCACCCTGGAAATGCATGCATCTCTGGCACAGCAGGCAATGCAAACGCTGGATGCCTTGGGATACAGCCAAAATGTAATCAGTAAACTTGGGGATGGTTTCTCTGGTTGGTCTGAGCAGGCGCCTTTTGACTGCATCCTCATAACGTGCGCTGTCTCACATATACCGCCGCCGCTGGTCCAACAACTCAAACCCAATGGCAAACTCATCGTACCCTTGGGCGAACAATTGAATCATCAAACACTCACGGTGATAACCAAGCTGGTAAACAATGACTTAATTTTTAAAAAAATTTTAGGAGTTGTTTTTGTACCCATGACCGGCCCGCATGGGTTTGACCCGTCATCATAA
- the queC gene encoding 7-cyano-7-deazaguanine synthase QueC, which produces MEPKKAVILLSGGLDSAVTFAFAKEHGYACYALTADYGQRHKIEIERAKEIAGVLGACAHKIVQVDLQAFGGSALTGAIPVPDARTTIGDDSEVPGTYVPARNTVLLSLGLAWAEVLHADAIFIGANYVDYSGYPDCRPEYLEAFQALAKLATKAGTGGQWELKIEAPLLKMSKSRIVKLGKELDLDLSLTSSCYNPDSQGTPCGKCEACVLRRKGFAEAGEDDPTVK; this is translated from the coding sequence ATGGAACCCAAAAAAGCAGTGATCCTTTTGTCCGGCGGACTGGATTCGGCAGTCACCTTTGCATTTGCCAAAGAGCACGGGTATGCTTGCTATGCCTTGACAGCAGATTACGGTCAGCGCCATAAGATAGAAATTGAGCGTGCCAAGGAAATAGCCGGGGTTTTGGGTGCTTGCGCACATAAGATCGTCCAGGTGGACTTACAGGCATTCGGCGGTTCGGCACTGACCGGGGCGATTCCGGTTCCCGATGCGCGAACGACGATCGGCGATGACTCTGAAGTGCCCGGCACCTATGTTCCGGCGCGCAATACAGTGCTGCTTTCGCTGGGATTGGCCTGGGCCGAGGTCTTGCATGCGGACGCTATTTTCATCGGGGCCAATTATGTTGATTACTCCGGTTATCCGGATTGCAGGCCGGAATATCTGGAAGCTTTTCAGGCATTGGCCAAGCTGGCTACCAAAGCAGGTACCGGCGGACAGTGGGAATTGAAAATTGAGGCACCGCTGCTTAAAATGTCCAAATCCCGGATTGTCAAATTGGGAAAAGAATTGGACTTGGATTTGTCCCTGACCTCTTCTTGCTACAATCCTGACAGCCAGGGCACTCCCTGCGGGAAATGCGAGGCCTGTGTGCTGCGGCGCAAAGGATTTGCCGAAGCCGGGGAAGACGATCCAACGGTGAAATAA
- a CDS encoding SpoVG family protein: protein MMEKILKMDRINLLENKGALKALAAVKISNLFVIKNLKVIEGKKGLFVAMPSEVYIDKTSQEKKYTDIVFPVNKESYNQLQQVVLDAYKQELNKSRN from the coding sequence ATGATGGAAAAAATTTTAAAAATGGATCGGATAAATCTCTTGGAGAATAAAGGCGCGCTTAAGGCTTTGGCAGCCGTCAAAATCAGCAATTTGTTTGTCATTAAAAATTTAAAAGTCATTGAAGGGAAAAAAGGATTGTTTGTCGCGATGCCCTCTGAGGTCTATATCGACAAAACAAGTCAGGAAAAAAAATATACGGATATCGTTTTTCCTGTGAACAAAGAGAGCTACAACCAGTTGCAGCAGGTTGTACTTGATGCGTATAAACAGGAATTGAATAAATCCCGAAACTGA